A region from the Lutra lutra chromosome 1, mLutLut1.2, whole genome shotgun sequence genome encodes:
- the ECE2 gene encoding endothelin-converting enzyme 2 isoform X9, giving the protein MASPPSPMPPPEIPEQNCRYREVQYWDQRYRNAADSAPYEWFGDFSAFRALLEPELRPEDRILVLGCGNSALSYELFLGGFPDVTSVDYSSVVVAAMQTRYAHVPSLRWETMDVRALDFPSGSFDVVLEKGMLDALLAGERDPWNVSSEGVHTVDQVLSEVSRVLVHEGRFISLTSAAPHFRIRHYAQARYSWSLRHATYGSGFHFHLYIMQKGRELTVAQLAIGTQILSPPRPSIAPCFLQDSDHEDFLHAIQL; this is encoded by the exons ATGGCCTCTCCACCGTCCCCAATGCCCCCGCCAGAGATACCAGAGCAGAACTGCAGGTACCGCGAGGTTCAGTACTGGGATCAGCGCTACCGGAATGCGGCTGACTCTGCCCCTTACGAGTGGTTTGGGGACTTCTCCGCTTTCCGTGCCCTCCTGGAGCCTGAGCTGCGGCCCGAAGACCGTATCCTCGTGCTAG GCTGTGGGAACAGTGCCCTGAGCTACGAGCTGTTCCTTGGAGGCTTCCCTGATGTGACCAGTGTGGACTATTCATCAGTAGTAGTGGCTGCGATGCAGACTCGCTACGCCCATGTGCCCTCGCTGCGCTGGGAGACCATGGATGTGCGGGCCCTGGACTTCCCCAGTGGCTCCTTCGACGTGGTGCTCGAGAAGGGCATGCTGGATGCCCTGTTAGCTGGAGAACGGGATCCCTGGAATGTGTCTTCTGAGGGTGTCCACACTGTGGACCAGGTGCTAAGTGAG GTGAGCCGGGTGCTGGTCCATGAAGGTCGGTTCATCTCATTGACCTCAGCTGCTCCCCACTTTCGGATCAGACACTATGCCCAAGCGCGATATAGCTGGTCCCTGAGGCATGCAACCTATGGCAGCGGTTTCCACTTCCATCTTTACATCATGCAGAAGGGCAGAGAGCTCACTGTGGCCCAGCTGGCCATTGGAACCCAGATCCTCTCACCCCCTCGACCTTCCATCGCACCCTGCTTCCTCCAGGACTCAGATCACGAGGACTTCCTCCATGCCATTCAGCTGTGA
- the ALG3 gene encoding dol-P-Man:Man(5)GlcNAc(2)-PP-Dol alpha-1,3-mannosyltransferase isoform X2, with product MAVGLRKRGRAGPAARAARLCGQWLRRAWQERRLLLLEPRYTLLVAACLCLAEVGITFWVIHRVAYTEIDWKAYMAQVEGVISGTYDYTQLQGDTGPLVYPAGFVYIFMGLYYATGQGTDIRMAQHIFAVLYLATLLLVFLIYHQTCKVPPFVFFFMCCASYRVHSIFVLRLFNDPVAMALLFLSINLLLAQRWGWGCCCFSLAVSVKMNVLLFAPGLLFLLLMQFGFRGALPKLGICAVLQVVLGLPFLLENPIGYLSRSFDLGRQFLFRWTVNWRFLPEALFLHRAFHLALLAAHLTLLFLFAFCRWHRLLVLGLIELSWNTYPSTSCSSAALHICHAVILLQLWLGPQPFPKSIQHSKKAH from the exons ATGGCGGTAGGCCTACGGAAACGCGGCCGGGCGGGTCCCGCAGCCCGGGCGGCCAGACTTTGCGGACAATGGCTACGGCGCGCCTGGCAAGAGCGGCGCCTATTGCTGCTGGAGCCGCGCTACACGCTGCTGGTGGCCGCCTGCCTCTGCTTGGCGGAGGTGGGCATCACCTTCTGGGTCATTCACAGGGTGGCAT ATACAGAGATTGACTGGAAGGCCTACATGGCCCAGGTGGAGGGCGTCATCAGTGGCACCTATGACTACACCCAACTGCAGGGTGACACTGGACCTCTTGT GTACCCAGCCGGCTTTGTGTACATCTTTATGGGGCTATATTATGCCACTGGCCAGGGCACTGACATCCGCATGGCCCAGCACATCTTTGCCGTGCTCTACCTGGCCACCTTGCTGCTTGTCTTCTTGATCTACCACCAGACCTGCAAG GTACCTCCCTTCGTCTTTTTCTTCATGTGCTGCGCCTCATACCGTGTTCACTCCATCTTCGTGCTTCGGCTCTTCAATGACCCGGTGGCCATGGCTCTGCTCTTCCTCAGTATCAACCTCCTGCTGGCCCagcgctggggctggggctgctgctgttTCAG CCTGGCAGTCTCCGTGAAGATGAATGTGCTACTCTTCGCCCCTGGGTTGCTATTTCTTCTCCTTATGCAATTTGGCTTCCGTGGAGCCCTCCCCAAGTTGGGCATCTGTGCTGTTCTTCAG GTGGTGCTGGGGCTGCCCTTCCTGCTGGAGAACCCCATTGGCTACCTATCCCGCTCCTTTGACCTTGGCCGCCAGTTTCTCTTCCGCTGGACAGTGAACTGGCGCTTCCTCCCTGAGGCCCTCTTCTTGCATCGTGCCTTCCACCTGGCACTGTTGGCCGCCCACCTcaccctgctctttctctttgccttctgCAGGTGGCACAG gTTGCTGGTGCTAGGGCTCATTGAGCTCTCCTGGAACACATACCCATCCACATCCTGCAGCTCTGCAGCCCTGCACATATGCCATGCTGTCATCCTCCTGCAGCTCTGGCTGGGCCCCCAGCCTTTCCCCAAGAGCATCCAGCACAGCAAGAAAGCCCACTGA
- the CAMK2N2 gene encoding calcium/calmodulin-dependent protein kinase II inhibitor 2 isoform X2: MSEILPYSEDKMGRFAADPEGSDLSFSCRLQDTNSFFAGNQAKRPPKLGQIGRAKRVVIEDDRIDDVLKGMGEKPPSGV; encoded by the exons ATGTCCGAGATCCTGCCCTACAGTGAAGACAAGATGGGCCGCTTCGCCGCCGACCCCGAGGGCTCCGACCTCTCCTTCAGCTGCCGCCTGCAGGACACCAACTCCTTCTTCGCGGGCAACCAAGCCAAGCGACCCCCCAAGCTGGGCCAGATTGGCCGAGCCAAGAGAG TGGTGATCGAGGATGACCGGATAGACGACGTGCtgaaggggatgggggagaagcCGCCGTCCGGAGTGTAG
- the ALG3 gene encoding dol-P-Man:Man(5)GlcNAc(2)-PP-Dol alpha-1,3-mannosyltransferase isoform X1, which produces MAVGLRKRGRAGPAARAARLCGQWLRRAWQERRLLLLEPRYTLLVAACLCLAEVGITFWVIHRVAYTEIDWKAYMAQVEGVISGTYDYTQLQGDTGPLVYPAGFVYIFMGLYYATGQGTDIRMAQHIFAVLYLATLLLVFLIYHQTCKVPPFVFFFMCCASYRVHSIFVLRLFNDPVAMALLFLSINLLLAQRWGWGCCCFSLAVSVKMNVLLFAPGLLFLLLMQFGFRGALPKLGICAVLQVVLGLPFLLENPIGYLSRSFDLGRQFLFRWTVNWRFLPEALFLHRAFHLALLAAHLTLLFLFAFCRWHRTGESILSLLKDPSKRKVPPQPLTPNQIISTLFTSNFIGICFSRSLHYQFYVWYFHTLPYLLWATPARWLTHLLRLLVLGLIELSWNTYPSTSCSSAALHICHAVILLQLWLGPQPFPKSIQHSKKAH; this is translated from the exons ATGGCGGTAGGCCTACGGAAACGCGGCCGGGCGGGTCCCGCAGCCCGGGCGGCCAGACTTTGCGGACAATGGCTACGGCGCGCCTGGCAAGAGCGGCGCCTATTGCTGCTGGAGCCGCGCTACACGCTGCTGGTGGCCGCCTGCCTCTGCTTGGCGGAGGTGGGCATCACCTTCTGGGTCATTCACAGGGTGGCAT ATACAGAGATTGACTGGAAGGCCTACATGGCCCAGGTGGAGGGCGTCATCAGTGGCACCTATGACTACACCCAACTGCAGGGTGACACTGGACCTCTTGT GTACCCAGCCGGCTTTGTGTACATCTTTATGGGGCTATATTATGCCACTGGCCAGGGCACTGACATCCGCATGGCCCAGCACATCTTTGCCGTGCTCTACCTGGCCACCTTGCTGCTTGTCTTCTTGATCTACCACCAGACCTGCAAG GTACCTCCCTTCGTCTTTTTCTTCATGTGCTGCGCCTCATACCGTGTTCACTCCATCTTCGTGCTTCGGCTCTTCAATGACCCGGTGGCCATGGCTCTGCTCTTCCTCAGTATCAACCTCCTGCTGGCCCagcgctggggctggggctgctgctgttTCAG CCTGGCAGTCTCCGTGAAGATGAATGTGCTACTCTTCGCCCCTGGGTTGCTATTTCTTCTCCTTATGCAATTTGGCTTCCGTGGAGCCCTCCCCAAGTTGGGCATCTGTGCTGTTCTTCAG GTGGTGCTGGGGCTGCCCTTCCTGCTGGAGAACCCCATTGGCTACCTATCCCGCTCCTTTGACCTTGGCCGCCAGTTTCTCTTCCGCTGGACAGTGAACTGGCGCTTCCTCCCTGAGGCCCTCTTCTTGCATCGTGCCTTCCACCTGGCACTGTTGGCCGCCCACCTcaccctgctctttctctttgccttctgCAGGTGGCACAG GACGGGGGAAAGTATCCTGTCGCTGCTAAAGGATCCCTCCAAAAGGAAGGTTCCACCGCAGCCCCTCACACCCAATC AGATTATCTCTACCCTCTTTACCTCCAACTTCATTGGCATCTGCTTCAGCCGCTCCCTCCACTACCAGTTCTACGTCTGGTATTTCCACACACTGCCCTACCTCCTGTGGGCCACGCCTGCACGCTGGCTTACACATCTGCTCAG gTTGCTGGTGCTAGGGCTCATTGAGCTCTCCTGGAACACATACCCATCCACATCCTGCAGCTCTGCAGCCCTGCACATATGCCATGCTGTCATCCTCCTGCAGCTCTGGCTGGGCCCCCAGCCTTTCCCCAAGAGCATCCAGCACAGCAAGAAAGCCCACTGA
- the CAMK2N2 gene encoding calcium/calmodulin-dependent protein kinase II inhibitor 2 isoform X1, with translation MSEILPYSEDKMGRFAADPEGSDLSFSCRLQDTNSFFAGNQAKRPPKLGQIGRAKRVVIEDDRIDDVLKGMGEKPPSGARRRAHAL, from the exons ATGTCCGAGATCCTGCCCTACAGTGAAGACAAGATGGGCCGCTTCGCCGCCGACCCCGAGGGCTCCGACCTCTCCTTCAGCTGCCGCCTGCAGGACACCAACTCCTTCTTCGCGGGCAACCAAGCCAAGCGACCCCCCAAGCTGGGCCAGATTGGCCGAGCCAAGAGAG TGGTGATCGAGGATGACCGGATAGACGACGTGCtgaaggggatgggggagaagcCGCCGT CCGGAGCCCGCCGCCGCGCTCATGCACTTTAG